One Thermoplasma volcanium GSS1 genomic window carries:
- a CDS encoding Rieske 2Fe-2S domain-containing protein, translating to MRRCHDTTEEKKNAKCKNQSENDVVNDPSRRNFIKAMGIISIAAVAGLSLRGLIQNIIPPQEVVSTGFPTLTLVSQKTGAPVKTSDLQVNSPEIVLFDYPLQNEPNFLLRLGNSSGQDIQIKPVSVKIPATGKTYTSPGGVGPYKSVVASSAICQHLGCVPPEIHYYPPGTPIPSTSISGSSNHGLIHCNCHGSTYDPLNGFSVVTGPTTHPLPSVVLSYDSSTDTYKAVSMVGPTIYGHTNDLSGGNPVSGTSTDVVNEGVPSQ from the coding sequence ATGCGGAGGTGTCATGACACGACAGAAGAAAAGAAAAATGCAAAATGTAAGAATCAATCTGAAAACGACGTGGTAAACGATCCTAGTAGACGAAACTTCATAAAAGCCATGGGTATAATATCAATTGCTGCTGTGGCTGGCCTGTCTCTTCGTGGCCTTATACAGAATATAATACCACCTCAAGAAGTTGTTAGTACGGGCTTTCCGACTTTAACTCTTGTTAGCCAAAAGACTGGTGCGCCAGTAAAGACCAGCGATCTCCAGGTGAACTCGCCCGAGATAGTACTTTTTGACTACCCATTGCAAAATGAGCCAAATTTCTTGCTAAGGCTCGGAAATTCCAGTGGACAGGATATACAAATAAAGCCGGTTTCTGTAAAAATACCGGCAACAGGCAAGACGTATACATCCCCTGGCGGAGTTGGCCCTTACAAATCTGTTGTTGCTTCTAGTGCTATCTGCCAGCATCTTGGATGTGTGCCGCCGGAGATACACTATTACCCACCAGGTACGCCCATTCCAAGCACTAGCATAAGCGGATCATCCAATCATGGCCTTATACACTGCAACTGCCATGGGAGTACGTACGATCCACTAAACGGTTTTTCGGTTGTAACGGGTCCTACGACACATCCATTACCAAGCGTCGTCTTATCGTATGATTCATCGACTGATACATACAAAGCTGTATCCATGGTCGGGCCTACAATTTATGGGCATACTAACGACCTAAGCGGCGGCAATCCTGTAAGCGGTACAAGCACAGATGTTGTAAACGAAGGCGTTCCGAGCCAGTGA
- a CDS encoding cytochrome b, whose protein sequence is MEEKKLEDYENIVEIINKPEPLPRRVPDYMRKAGGIWYWTGALTMFAFLYEVVTGIILLFYYQPSNAYTSTETFLHSVPYGEIILTTHLYGAYIMIALVYIHLLRNIFVGAYKRPRRDQFLSGILLLLLTLGVGYFGYSLSGDVLSADATDVGRGIAQGFPYIGNYLMEIIFGNGTQTSLFHRLLAWHILLAGLIAVLIAAHFFLAEARTIMPKRSESNYRVPAIDKEKPDYKPWYPYNMLYMVELGFFSVALIFILPSLAALVPGVPMLFSPFPQLPPDNPAAAALPAYPPWFLLFMYKELDFTFAQSMGPFWATVLFAGLPLAYLILLPYIDTSISLKISERPIFNGLAIVGILYLIGLSVLGALTPGQPIPTLDAAAIFIVPLIIVLPLSYYIAKLYRTGKINNVHIGVIGTVPVIGFFAFELGSLLPGYFRGYGGIYLEASIFMATVLVLIFLVLMKVEGYFKSTTPKKPMSKRSYILVSAILGFFTLFLATIVSTMNPTSITDEAFYAMGIGFIFIALGTITKIYRKTAYNE, encoded by the coding sequence ATGGAGGAAAAGAAACTCGAAGATTATGAAAATATCGTTGAAATTATAAATAAACCTGAGCCGCTCCCCAGGAGAGTTCCAGATTACATGAGAAAAGCCGGGGGCATATGGTACTGGACGGGGGCGCTTACAATGTTCGCTTTTCTATATGAGGTTGTCACCGGCATAATTTTGCTCTTTTACTATCAGCCATCCAATGCTTATACTAGCACTGAAACATTTCTTCATTCGGTACCGTATGGTGAAATAATCCTAACGACACATCTCTATGGTGCCTACATAATGATAGCACTTGTTTACATACATCTTTTAAGAAACATCTTTGTTGGAGCATACAAGAGACCCCGCAGGGATCAATTCCTTTCAGGAATATTGCTCCTGTTGCTCACTCTTGGCGTTGGTTACTTCGGTTATTCCCTCAGCGGTGATGTACTATCAGCTGATGCTACAGATGTAGGAAGAGGAATAGCACAGGGGTTCCCCTACATAGGCAATTATTTGATGGAAATTATATTTGGCAACGGTACTCAAACATCACTCTTTCACCGTTTGCTTGCATGGCACATACTGTTGGCTGGCCTCATAGCCGTATTAATTGCTGCACACTTCTTCCTTGCAGAAGCAAGGACGATAATGCCGAAGAGATCTGAATCTAATTACAGGGTCCCGGCCATTGATAAGGAAAAGCCAGATTATAAGCCCTGGTATCCATATAATATGCTATATATGGTGGAGCTTGGCTTCTTCTCGGTTGCGCTTATATTTATACTGCCATCGCTTGCTGCACTCGTCCCTGGAGTACCAATGCTGTTTTCACCGTTCCCACAGCTCCCTCCAGATAATCCTGCTGCAGCTGCCTTGCCGGCATATCCTCCTTGGTTCCTCCTGTTCATGTACAAGGAACTGGACTTCACATTCGCACAATCTATGGGCCCGTTCTGGGCTACGGTCCTGTTCGCTGGGCTCCCCCTCGCTTACCTTATCCTCCTTCCGTACATTGATACCAGCATTTCCCTTAAGATATCAGAAAGGCCGATATTTAATGGGCTCGCAATAGTGGGCATTCTTTATCTGATTGGGCTATCCGTATTGGGTGCTCTAACTCCAGGTCAACCAATACCGACTCTGGATGCAGCTGCAATCTTCATTGTACCGTTGATCATTGTTTTGCCTTTATCGTACTATATCGCAAAGTTGTATCGTACAGGCAAAATAAATAATGTACATATCGGTGTTATAGGTACGGTGCCTGTCATCGGTTTCTTTGCCTTTGAACTAGGTTCTCTACTTCCAGGTTATTTCAGGGGATACGGCGGCATATACTTAGAGGCATCCATATTCATGGCAACAGTACTCGTACTTATTTTCCTCGTTCTTATGAAGGTTGAAGGCTACTTTAAGTCAACTACCCCCAAAAAGCCGATGAGCAAGAGATCGTACATACTGGTGTCAGCAATTCTTGGCTTTTTCACCTTATTCCTTGCAACTATTGTTTCTACGATGAACCCTACATCAATAACTGATGAGGCGTTCTATGCTATGGGTATTGGTTTTATATTCATAGCATTAGGAACTATTACAAAAATATATAGAAAAACAGCATACAACGAATAA
- the prpB gene encoding methylisocitrate lyase, giving the protein MKDNINAGPSQLRRLLREDIVVAPGVVGGIGALIAEKRGFKAAYLSGSQVAGMMGLPDLSVTTMNEVAEEVQRITAISRLPLIVDVDTGFGEVVNVIRTVRVMEASGASAIHMEDQELPKKCGHLNGKKVIDRDEMIRKISAAASARKNEDFMIIARTDARAVNGLEDAIDRANAYLEAGADAIFTEALESKEEFEKMRKQVKGYLLANMTEDGKSPLLSVDDLRSIGYNIVIFPLTAFRTMLKAIDSIYADIKNYGTQRNSLDKIMRRAEFYDLIGYYDYEKEDNVFFEIKK; this is encoded by the coding sequence CTGAAGGACAACATTAATGCCGGCCCCTCCCAATTAAGAAGGCTATTACGTGAAGATATTGTAGTGGCGCCGGGTGTTGTCGGCGGAATCGGCGCCCTAATAGCCGAAAAGAGAGGATTTAAGGCAGCTTACCTTTCAGGGTCGCAGGTTGCTGGGATGATGGGGTTGCCCGATCTATCCGTTACTACGATGAATGAGGTAGCTGAGGAAGTGCAGAGGATAACTGCAATTTCGAGGCTCCCGCTTATAGTGGACGTTGATACTGGTTTTGGCGAAGTTGTAAACGTTATTAGAACAGTAAGGGTCATGGAGGCAAGTGGAGCATCCGCGATACATATGGAAGACCAAGAGCTACCGAAAAAGTGCGGCCACTTGAATGGTAAGAAGGTTATCGATAGGGATGAGATGATCAGGAAGATCTCTGCTGCCGCTTCCGCAAGAAAGAATGAAGATTTCATGATAATCGCGAGGACGGATGCGAGAGCCGTGAACGGCCTTGAAGACGCAATAGACAGGGCAAATGCATACTTAGAAGCCGGTGCTGATGCGATATTCACAGAGGCCCTTGAGAGCAAGGAAGAATTTGAAAAAATGAGAAAACAGGTGAAAGGCTATTTGTTAGCCAATATGACAGAGGACGGAAAATCACCTTTGCTTTCTGTTGATGATCTAAGATCGATTGGCTACAACATTGTGATATTCCCGTTAACCGCGTTCAGAACAATGCTAAAAGCAATTGATAGCATCTACGCAGATATAAAGAATTATGGAACACAGCGCAACTCCTTAGACAAGATCATGAGAAGGGCTGAATTTTACGATCTCATTGGGTACTATGACTATGAAAAGGAAGATAATGTATTTTTTGAAATAAAAAAATAA
- a CDS encoding MmgE/PrpD family protein has translation MDKTVEVLEDYANSTSFSDINDDEKEAIKMRIADSFITAFTAISSPPTKILLNTIGDVRGQMDSTIYFSKRKVFTPYAVMLNGCMTRYMDYNDTYLSKEALHPSDNIPPLITMAETKELEGKDVIRAVKVAYDIVCSFADAVSIRDRGWDHVNYDSISSSAALASMLELNGEKFENAVSLSIINNISMRQTRAGKLSMWKGCTVAYETMSSTLAVLNASAGLTGPSDIFEGEMGFKKQVSGEFQLEIKPHVMKTMIKNYPVEYHAMSAAQAAANLKDKLDGNIKKIDVETFKVAHTIIIKDPEKLRPQNKETADHSMPYIIAYTLNYGEPDVHSYDDKYLNDKKILDTIDKIHFKVTERFDKMYPEYLPVKISVTDQTSVKEEEIDVPKGHFRDPYTWKDLEAKARRVNPNLVELVSYVRNIENKSLVELKEVMTNVAAEGQH, from the coding sequence ATGGACAAAACAGTAGAAGTATTGGAGGACTATGCAAACTCAACGTCGTTCTCTGATATAAACGACGATGAAAAGGAAGCAATAAAGATGAGGATAGCTGATTCGTTTATTACGGCTTTTACAGCAATTAGCTCGCCTCCAACAAAGATACTCCTTAACACTATTGGTGATGTCCGTGGTCAGATGGATTCAACCATATACTTCTCAAAAAGGAAGGTGTTCACCCCCTATGCCGTGATGCTCAACGGCTGCATGACTAGATATATGGACTATAATGATACGTATTTGTCCAAAGAAGCCCTTCATCCTTCCGACAATATACCACCCCTCATCACTATGGCGGAGACCAAGGAATTGGAGGGAAAAGACGTAATTAGGGCGGTAAAGGTTGCCTATGATATTGTGTGTTCATTTGCAGACGCCGTATCAATAAGGGACAGAGGCTGGGATCATGTAAACTATGACTCCATATCGTCTTCAGCTGCGCTTGCTTCTATGCTGGAATTAAATGGAGAAAAATTTGAAAACGCAGTCTCATTATCGATAATCAATAACATAAGCATGCGACAGACTAGAGCAGGAAAACTGAGCATGTGGAAGGGATGCACTGTTGCTTACGAAACAATGTCGTCTACCCTTGCCGTTTTGAACGCCTCGGCCGGGCTTACTGGTCCTTCAGATATATTCGAAGGTGAGATGGGCTTTAAGAAACAGGTTTCTGGCGAATTTCAGTTGGAAATAAAACCCCACGTAATGAAGACGATGATTAAGAATTATCCAGTAGAATATCATGCGATGAGTGCGGCACAGGCTGCAGCCAATCTCAAAGACAAATTAGACGGCAACATCAAGAAAATCGATGTAGAGACTTTTAAAGTGGCCCACACAATAATAATAAAGGATCCAGAGAAGCTTAGGCCGCAAAATAAGGAAACTGCTGATCATAGTATGCCATACATAATAGCCTATACACTAAACTATGGAGAACCGGATGTTCATTCGTATGACGATAAATATCTCAATGATAAGAAAATATTGGATACGATTGATAAAATACACTTTAAAGTTACGGAAAGGTTTGATAAAATGTACCCAGAGTATTTGCCGGTTAAGATAAGCGTAACAGACCAAACTAGCGTCAAAGAAGAAGAAATTGATGTTCCAAAGGGTCACTTCCGTGATCCATATACATGGAAGGATCTCGAGGCTAAAGCCAGAAGGGTTAATCCAAACCTAGTAGAGTTAGTTTCCTATGTGAGAAATATTGAGAACAAAAGCCTGGTGGAGCTAAAAGAGGTGATGACTAACGTCGCGGCTGAAGGACAACATTAA
- the tatC gene encoding Sec-independent protein translocase TatC, with translation MPNEILDLLQKNIDELRLRVTRALIGFFVFFLIFFTFRFEYINMLGRKIPMLYPDPYSNVGAQFLVLAESHVLPKKVELIAVKPTDAMVADIYSVMFLAILFSMPIIVTEIGRFVGPGLRKQEISAIRSLGIPAAVLFAIGSIFGFWFIFPDLFKIFFYFDSSVGAYPTMSISSFTSFLFVYIISFGLSFEMPVIMVALTRLKLVQANFWLRNWRYAVVGSLIFGLVFSPGVLGVSMMIMALPMMLLYVLGAFIAKRVEEKSEAMTATAPYN, from the coding sequence ATGCCCAATGAAATACTTGATTTACTGCAGAAAAACATAGATGAACTTCGGTTAAGGGTTACTAGGGCCCTTATAGGATTTTTTGTGTTTTTTTTGATCTTTTTTACATTCAGGTTTGAATATATAAATATGCTTGGAAGAAAGATCCCGATGCTATATCCCGATCCATATTCCAATGTTGGAGCTCAGTTCTTGGTTTTAGCTGAAAGCCATGTGCTTCCAAAGAAGGTCGAATTGATCGCAGTGAAACCGACAGACGCAATGGTAGCTGACATATACAGTGTAATGTTTTTAGCTATACTCTTCAGCATGCCAATAATAGTAACGGAGATAGGCAGGTTCGTAGGACCCGGGCTAAGGAAGCAGGAGATATCCGCTATAAGGAGCCTTGGCATACCCGCTGCAGTTCTATTTGCAATAGGGAGTATATTTGGCTTCTGGTTTATTTTTCCTGACCTGTTTAAGATCTTTTTCTATTTCGATTCGTCTGTTGGCGCTTATCCAACCATGTCAATTTCTAGTTTTACATCCTTTTTGTTCGTATACATAATTTCATTTGGGCTCTCATTTGAGATGCCTGTGATTATGGTTGCCCTGACTAGGCTTAAGCTGGTACAGGCTAACTTCTGGTTGCGGAACTGGCGGTATGCAGTAGTAGGTTCACTTATTTTCGGCCTTGTGTTTTCACCTGGAGTTTTAGGGGTAAGCATGATGATAATGGCCCTGCCCATGATGCTGCTCTACGTTCTTGGGGCTTTTATAGCCAAGAGAGTAGAAGAAAAAAGCGAAGCAATGACTGCAACCGCCCCATATAATTAA
- a CDS encoding twin-arginine translocase TatA/TatE family subunit: MLDSAIEWLIVIVVILVLFGSAKKVPELARNVGRATGEFKRGQMEIEQELRKAMNSNNTAQTASQGVDYISVAKTMGIETEGKSIDELKAEIQEKLKNAQ, translated from the coding sequence ATGCTGGATTCTGCCATTGAATGGCTAATCGTTATTGTAGTGATTCTTGTTTTGTTTGGTAGTGCTAAGAAGGTACCAGAATTAGCCAGAAATGTTGGTAGGGCCACGGGTGAATTTAAGCGTGGGCAGATGGAGATTGAACAGGAACTTCGAAAAGCAATGAATTCTAATAATACTGCACAAACAGCATCCCAGGGCGTAGATTATATATCGGTTGCAAAAACCATGGGAATAGAGACCGAAGGCAAAAGCATAGATGAACTAAAGGCAGAAATACAAGAAAAATTAAAAAATGCCCAATGA
- a CDS encoding ubiquinol-cytochrome c reductase iron-sulfur subunit, producing the protein MANTQSEDEPKDRLRRSFLKGAAVSLFSLALGSLSIEKFFVPTTRNVPVSSYNGKYPTAILVDPDGTPIKASEIPYALPASSSYPILVFNYPLQDEPNILIRLRNVSIPNAIHINNSTGGVDSITAYSGICQHLGCTVPLLDYHPGNSIPFEAQLIGYTKKNWPEYGLLYCKCHGSQYDPIRGPHNLYNSGPAPSPANHSLPQVLFYHDSATDYLYAIGMNPVNAVIRTHLWQPNGETYGPEVVDENLSGGTELPFDNTLGHYKATVVSSSNFKWSGRF; encoded by the coding sequence ATGGCTAATACGCAATCCGAAGACGAACCTAAAGACAGGCTTAGGCGATCTTTTCTAAAAGGTGCTGCTGTTTCACTTTTTTCGTTAGCTTTAGGGAGTCTATCAATCGAAAAATTTTTTGTTCCTACAACTAGAAATGTTCCGGTGTCATCATACAATGGTAAATATCCTACTGCAATACTTGTAGATCCAGATGGTACGCCAATAAAGGCTTCGGAGATACCTTATGCGCTGCCCGCCAGTTCCTCATACCCAATACTGGTATTTAACTATCCACTACAGGATGAACCAAACATCTTAATAAGATTGAGGAACGTTTCAATACCGAATGCAATACATATAAATAATTCTACTGGCGGCGTAGACAGTATAACTGCTTATAGCGGGATATGCCAACATCTCGGCTGCACAGTCCCTCTTTTAGACTATCATCCCGGAAATTCAATCCCATTTGAGGCGCAGCTGATTGGCTACACTAAGAAGAATTGGCCAGAATACGGCCTGCTCTATTGCAAATGCCATGGGAGTCAGTACGATCCAATACGTGGGCCTCATAATCTTTATAATTCCGGACCTGCCCCAAGCCCTGCAAACCATTCTTTACCACAAGTTTTGTTCTATCACGATTCTGCTACAGACTACCTCTATGCTATTGGTATGAATCCAGTGAATGCAGTTATAAGAACGCATCTTTGGCAACCAAATGGTGAAACCTACGGCCCAGAGGTAGTAGACGAAAACCTCTCTGGAGGTACAGAATTACCTTTTGACAACACTCTTGGGCATTATAAGGCTACAGTTGTATCAAGTTCAAACTTCAAGTGGTCAGGGAGGTTTTAG
- a CDS encoding cytochrome b N-terminal domain-containing protein: MTEKNEYDLTKLTKPDEEFEGSYKIVLRPISKKEFRLDYWTGSFLMAAVAYLAVSGMLLFYYYQSGHPFSSTISIISSVPFGYALLTSHLYMAYAMIVLVYAHMLRNYFVGAYKGKWRWLQWILGVILFILVYTTAIVGYMLTYTYISVAATHVGELLIERSIIGRLLPGLANWLVSILIGDGTTSQTFSHILGLHVMILSTLIIVIAFVHFFLFEKSGPYGVKYDKNEKMVPWFPVNLLYTIFLSLMFIGVILIFSAAFPQVIPAAYGLPVYGTLPFPDWYILPVYKLMDTAGYGLTTGGVPLVIVFFLFLLILPFIDRYSGSHPLDRPMITAFGIFIIIGIPVIALWGASQPGLTQTRLLTMFMWWGLTFVSIATVYAMRFARKDGEER; encoded by the coding sequence ATGACGGAGAAAAACGAATACGATCTCACAAAGCTCACGAAGCCAGACGAAGAGTTTGAGGGTTCATACAAGATTGTATTAAGGCCAATAAGCAAAAAGGAGTTTAGGCTTGATTATTGGACGGGTTCTTTCCTTATGGCTGCAGTTGCTTATTTGGCGGTATCAGGGATGCTTTTATTTTATTATTACCAGAGCGGCCATCCATTTTCATCAACTATATCTATTATAAGTAGCGTACCTTTTGGATACGCTTTATTAACTTCACATCTGTACATGGCGTATGCCATGATAGTGCTCGTATACGCACATATGCTTAGGAACTATTTCGTTGGCGCATATAAAGGAAAGTGGAGGTGGCTGCAGTGGATATTGGGCGTTATACTTTTCATACTTGTATATACGACAGCAATCGTAGGCTATATGCTGACCTACACTTACATAAGTGTAGCAGCAACGCATGTCGGTGAGTTGCTTATAGAGAGAAGTATAATAGGTAGGCTATTACCTGGTCTTGCAAACTGGCTTGTGTCTATACTTATTGGAGACGGTACAACTTCTCAGACCTTTTCCCACATACTGGGTCTTCATGTTATGATATTATCAACTCTGATCATAGTTATAGCCTTTGTTCACTTCTTCCTGTTCGAGAAATCCGGTCCATATGGTGTAAAGTATGATAAGAATGAAAAGATGGTTCCTTGGTTCCCAGTTAATCTTCTCTATACAATTTTCCTGTCATTGATGTTCATAGGAGTGATACTTATATTTTCTGCCGCTTTTCCGCAAGTGATTCCTGCTGCATATGGCTTACCCGTCTATGGCACGCTGCCATTCCCTGATTGGTACATCCTTCCGGTTTACAAGCTTATGGATACTGCTGGATACGGGCTTACTACCGGCGGAGTTCCCCTGGTTATAGTCTTTTTCCTGTTCCTTCTTATATTACCTTTTATAGATAGATATAGTGGATCGCATCCGCTCGACAGACCTATGATAACAGCCTTTGGGATATTCATAATTATAGGTATACCTGTAATTGCCCTCTGGGGGGCAAGCCAGCCAGGATTAACTCAGACTAGACTTCTTACGATGTTTATGTGGTGGGGTTTAACGTTTGTTTCGATAGCTACAGTTTATGCTATGCGATTTGCTAGAAAGGATGGTGAGGAGAGGTGA
- a CDS encoding Lrp/AsnC family transcriptional regulator: MHPEKRNLSNLESRVLRELIDDSRSSVEEISERTGIGRNTVSKIIKDLERNGIIKKYTIKTSYEESEKKIIALTPDDVHIPDDLIYYNFKLSNGKRILVLSKSALDYDFQYDQVWISDTVEEGKAILSNITLYCDYCGNQIHGDPISVKWKNRTYLVCCPNCEKDMLKRLEKDNS; encoded by the coding sequence ATGCATCCAGAAAAACGCAACCTCAGCAACCTAGAATCTAGAGTCCTTCGGGAACTTATAGACGATTCAAGGTCTAGCGTTGAAGAGATATCTGAAAGAACCGGAATTGGAAGAAACACCGTTTCAAAGATAATAAAGGATCTTGAAAGAAACGGCATTATTAAAAAGTACACAATAAAAACATCTTACGAAGAATCAGAAAAGAAAATTATTGCCCTAACGCCAGATGATGTCCATATACCTGATGATTTAATTTATTACAATTTTAAACTATCTAATGGAAAACGCATACTCGTATTATCGAAATCTGCTCTGGATTACGATTTTCAATATGATCAAGTGTGGATATCTGACACCGTCGAAGAAGGGAAGGCCATTTTATCTAACATAACGCTGTATTGTGATTATTGTGGCAACCAAATACATGGTGATCCGATTTCAGTAAAATGGAAAAATAGAACTTATCTTGTATGCTGCCCAAATTGTGAAAAAGACATGCTTAAAAGACTGGAAAAAGATAATAGTTAA
- a CDS encoding AbrB/MazE/SpoVT family DNA-binding domain-containing protein, which yields MTDNRRIMDIARMTKRGSSVRVTLPKKVLKKLNLKDEDLIAFYEGEDGRVYIELLK from the coding sequence ATGACAGACAACAGAAGAATTATGGACATAGCAAGAATGACAAAGAGAGGATCATCTGTTAGAGTTACTTTGCCCAAGAAAGTATTGAAAAAACTGAATCTCAAAGATGAGGATCTTATTGCCTTTTACGAAGGCGAAGACGGTCGGGTCTATATCGAGTTATTGAAGTAA
- a CDS encoding type IV secretory system conjugative DNA transfer family protein — protein sequence MFDYDPSIGSGFRLKSGLEIGMDQYGRPFYINYNSLSGHLSITGKTGTGKSSYLVYLLKNLDKERANVVVIDPHGTLKDAVYNTKKKVIYLGLDRVEKNGASYQMKMNVLDRRFDANMLGGWIRSIFSSKAVSNNTWGPRLEVMFRSVLAEYIKSQDNPTLSEFFRIVSDVTSMRMFIGEIENDAVRSLIKSFISDRSYWREYSASTLNKILPLISDESVNDLVSSSKNSLDLYTEMATADRFVFVDVAKGKMPSEVSTQIAFLFLMKIWFDALVRYNRSGPVKTYVVVDEAQNVPPDILETILSEGRKYGISLILSNQYISQMEGYSSAVYGNVRNFISFLVSHEDAAYLSRTVGNHPVSRKLERILTTQSLHKLVAWSTDGSYGPVSLGFNVVPIAKDERIEESIVEFGSKGTERKTESEESDHSKLISAFAKYLDGHGIQVNFGHAGKYIPDSFFYYGDRLFIVEAENSDIDHKERILDKLKHHNWRKIVFLTKECDCERLVKLVYGSMPISEDGSIYRNSRNTIYLNDIAGLYENTWVICVGDKLTLRTLSKTYSFNLRSLDEAPYMLSLKGGPLYTIKAAVYSEMKTKRQFILNIDNITSLNNFTNDAIRRFVVGRKIISLYDIFLK from the coding sequence ATGTTTGACTACGATCCATCCATAGGATCCGGATTCAGACTCAAATCGGGATTAGAGATTGGAATGGATCAGTACGGAAGGCCATTTTACATAAACTACAATTCTCTGAGTGGGCATCTTTCTATAACAGGCAAGACTGGAACAGGAAAATCAAGCTACTTAGTGTATCTTCTCAAAAATCTTGATAAAGAAAGGGCAAACGTGGTAGTCATCGATCCTCACGGAACCTTAAAGGACGCAGTCTACAACACAAAGAAGAAGGTTATCTACCTTGGGCTAGATCGAGTAGAAAAAAACGGGGCCTCTTATCAAATGAAGATGAATGTTCTCGATCGCAGGTTCGATGCAAATATGCTTGGCGGATGGATAAGGTCTATCTTTTCTTCAAAAGCAGTTTCCAACAACACTTGGGGCCCACGATTGGAGGTGATGTTTAGATCAGTCCTTGCAGAGTACATAAAATCGCAGGATAACCCAACTCTTTCAGAGTTCTTCAGGATAGTTTCGGACGTCACTTCGATGAGAATGTTCATAGGTGAAATAGAGAATGATGCAGTGCGCAGCCTTATTAAAAGTTTCATATCAGATCGATCGTATTGGAGGGAATATTCCGCCTCTACTTTAAATAAAATACTCCCACTTATATCCGATGAATCGGTAAATGACCTAGTATCTTCTTCAAAGAACTCATTAGACCTCTATACTGAGATGGCTACTGCCGATAGATTCGTTTTTGTAGACGTTGCAAAAGGGAAGATGCCCTCTGAAGTATCTACGCAAATCGCATTCCTATTTCTTATGAAGATATGGTTCGATGCCTTAGTTAGGTATAACAGATCAGGACCTGTAAAAACATACGTGGTAGTTGATGAAGCACAAAACGTGCCACCAGACATACTTGAAACAATACTAAGCGAAGGGAGAAAATACGGAATATCCCTCATTCTATCTAATCAGTACATTTCCCAGATGGAGGGCTATTCGTCAGCAGTCTATGGAAATGTAAGGAATTTTATCTCTTTCCTTGTCTCTCACGAAGATGCGGCCTACCTTTCCAGAACAGTAGGAAACCATCCAGTTTCGAGGAAACTTGAGAGGATTCTCACAACGCAGAGCCTGCACAAGCTTGTTGCATGGTCCACTGATGGATCCTATGGCCCCGTATCCCTCGGCTTTAATGTAGTTCCGATAGCGAAGGATGAAAGAATCGAAGAAAGCATAGTAGAGTTTGGATCAAAGGGTACTGAAAGAAAAACTGAATCGGAGGAAAGCGATCATAGCAAGCTAATTTCCGCATTTGCCAAATATCTCGATGGACATGGAATACAGGTAAACTTCGGCCATGCAGGTAAGTACATCCCTGATTCCTTTTTTTACTATGGAGATCGGCTATTCATAGTAGAAGCAGAAAATTCTGACATTGACCATAAAGAGCGGATACTAGATAAACTTAAGCATCATAACTGGAGAAAAATTGTGTTTTTAACAAAGGAGTGCGACTGTGAAAGGCTTGTAAAACTGGTCTACGGAAGCATGCCTATCAGCGAGGATGGATCAATATATAGGAACAGCCGCAACACAATATATCTAAACGATATAGCAGGGCTATACGAGAATACCTGGGTGATTTGTGTTGGGGATAAACTCACCCTTCGGACCCTATCGAAAACGTATTCATTTAATCTCAGATCTTTGGATGAAGCACCTTACATGCTGTCATTGAAGGGGGGCCCGCTTTATACTATAAAGGCAGCGGTGTATAGCGAAATGAAGACCAAACGGCAATTTATTTTAAATATAGATAATATTACGTCTTTGAACAACTTTACAAATGATGCCATAAGGAGATTTGTTGTCGGTCGAAAAATAATATCACTGTATGACATTTTTTTAAAATGA